A section of the Halostella salina genome encodes:
- a CDS encoding aminopeptidase: MDPRVREHASLLVHEALELEEGDDVVIKAPPVAEDLVVTLHEVIGDVGANPVAQYTNRGGRAIRAYLRAHDDEFDTPDHEMALVEAADAHVHIRGHENVTEKSDVDPEQSSAWEQAQRPILNERLTDNWTLTQYPAPANAQLAEMSTEGYENFVWDAVNKDWDEQHEFQQQMVEILDPAEEVRIVSGDTTDVTMSVAGNHTINDTCTNNVPGGEVFTAPQPDSVEGEVLFDKPLYHQGREVLDAYVKFKDGEIVDHSAGKNEDVLTEVLNTDDGARRLGELGIGMNRDIDQFTYNMLFDEKMGDTVHMAVGRAYDANVGEGNEQNQSAVHVDMIVDMSEDSYIEVDGEVVQRDGTFKFEDGFEG, from the coding sequence ATGGATCCACGTGTCCGCGAACACGCGTCCCTGCTCGTTCACGAGGCGCTCGAACTCGAAGAGGGCGACGACGTCGTGATCAAGGCTCCGCCCGTCGCGGAGGACCTCGTCGTCACGCTCCACGAGGTCATCGGCGACGTGGGAGCAAACCCCGTCGCCCAGTACACGAACCGCGGCGGCCGCGCCATCCGGGCGTACCTCCGCGCGCACGACGACGAGTTCGACACGCCCGACCACGAGATGGCGCTGGTCGAGGCCGCCGACGCCCACGTTCACATCCGCGGTCACGAGAACGTCACCGAGAAGAGCGACGTGGACCCCGAGCAAAGCTCCGCCTGGGAGCAGGCCCAGCGCCCCATCCTCAACGAGCGACTGACCGACAACTGGACGCTCACGCAGTACCCAGCCCCCGCCAACGCGCAGCTGGCGGAGATGAGCACGGAGGGGTACGAGAACTTCGTCTGGGACGCCGTCAACAAGGACTGGGACGAACAGCACGAGTTCCAGCAGCAGATGGTCGAGATACTCGACCCCGCCGAGGAGGTCCGGATCGTCTCCGGCGACACGACCGACGTGACCATGAGCGTCGCCGGCAACCACACGATCAACGACACCTGCACGAACAACGTCCCCGGCGGCGAGGTGTTCACCGCACCCCAGCCCGACTCCGTCGAGGGCGAAGTCCTCTTCGACAAACCGCTGTACCACCAGGGCCGCGAGGTGCTCGACGCCTACGTGAAGTTCAAGGACGGCGAGATCGTCGACCACAGCGCCGGCAAGAACGAGGACGTGCTGACCGAGGTACTGAACACCGACGACGGCGCGCGCCGCCTCGGCGAACTCGGCATCGGGATGAACCGCGACATCGACCAGTTCACCTACAACATGCTGTTCGACGAGAAGATGGGCGACACCGTCCACATGGCCGTCGGCCGCGCCTACGACGCCAACGTCGGCGAGGGCAACGAGCAGAACCAGAGCGCCGTCCACGTCGACATGATCGTCGACATGAGCGAGGACTCCTACATCGAGGTCGACGGCGAAGTCGTCCAGCGCGACGGCACGTTCAAGTTCGAGGACGGGTTCGAGGGCTAA
- a CDS encoding twin-arginine translocation signal domain-containing protein gives MSDEHLLERMTGDTRRSFMKKGAVAAAGTGLAMSGTAAAQEGSGGLDDEWKALIQESNFHPNARFAIVSDVVDWTPNYGDIQDSFFSDYNTRMIRWQNTGEVVPFWPANEANLGAFDGEQGYVGDGDDSDDDHPQLFELNREWTPFGDNPDLITVSASPVNEDEEDELLDIDDWWNDEDS, from the coding sequence ATGAGCGACGAACACCTTCTCGAACGGATGACCGGCGACACGCGGCGCTCGTTCATGAAGAAAGGCGCGGTCGCAGCGGCCGGCACGGGACTGGCCATGTCTGGCACTGCGGCCGCACAGGAAGGCAGCGGCGGGCTGGACGACGAGTGGAAGGCGCTGATCCAGGAGAGCAACTTCCATCCGAACGCGAGGTTCGCCATCGTGTCAGACGTCGTCGACTGGACGCCGAACTACGGCGACATCCAGGACAGTTTCTTCTCGGACTACAACACCCGCATGATCCGGTGGCAGAACACCGGCGAGGTGGTGCCGTTCTGGCCCGCCAACGAGGCGAACCTCGGGGCGTTCGACGGGGAGCAGGGGTACGTCGGCGACGGCGACGACAGCGACGACGACCACCCCCAGCTGTTCGAGCTGAACCGCGAGTGGACGCCGTTCGGTGACAACCCCGACCTCATCACCGTCAGCGCCAGTCCGGTCAACGAGGACGAGGAGGACGAACTCCTCGACATCGACGACTGGTGGAACGACGAGGACAGCTAA
- a CDS encoding AAA family ATPase — MRVIGTVGLPGSGKGEAAAVAEELGVPVVTMGDVIRQECRDRGVDPATHHGEIAQALREENGPDAIAQRSLPVIEDELETDDTVLVDGIRSGVEVERFEEAFGDEFALVSIEAPFELRAERVDERGRDATGADGETLAERDERERGFGMDEAMDRADVTIENTGTLEAFRRQVRALVREGPDALRGDA, encoded by the coding sequence ATGAGAGTCATCGGGACCGTCGGCCTGCCCGGCAGCGGGAAAGGCGAGGCCGCGGCCGTCGCCGAGGAACTCGGCGTACCCGTCGTGACGATGGGCGACGTGATCCGGCAGGAGTGCCGGGACCGCGGGGTAGACCCCGCCACGCACCACGGCGAGATCGCACAGGCGCTGCGCGAGGAGAACGGCCCGGACGCCATCGCCCAGCGGTCGCTGCCGGTGATCGAGGACGAACTGGAGACTGACGACACCGTCCTCGTCGACGGGATCCGGTCCGGCGTCGAGGTCGAACGGTTCGAGGAGGCGTTCGGCGACGAGTTCGCGCTGGTGAGCATCGAGGCACCCTTCGAACTCCGCGCCGAGCGCGTGGACGAGCGCGGCCGGGACGCGACCGGCGCGGACGGCGAGACCCTCGCCGAGCGCGACGAGCGCGAGCGCGGGTTCGGCATGGACGAGGCGATGGACCGGGCGGACGTGACCATCGAGAACACGGGGACCCTGGAGGCGTTCCGGCGGCAGGTCCGGGCGCTGGTTCGCGAGGGGCCCGACGCACTCCGGGGGGACGCATGA
- a CDS encoding RNA-binding domain-containing protein yields MSTVYSVDVRIVAPVKDTEVTDRVADAVTNLFPEAETDSRPGEVVATAHSMEHFSELLHRQEILDTARREFFDTLRGDTFSFGLKKQAAFQGVVNFAVGNPDELGDMEVRVTVTQPTAEAFIDHVAPPTEGGEPLADE; encoded by the coding sequence ATGAGCACGGTGTACAGCGTCGACGTGCGGATCGTCGCGCCGGTCAAGGACACCGAGGTGACCGACCGCGTCGCCGACGCGGTGACGAACCTGTTCCCCGAGGCCGAAACGGACTCCCGGCCGGGCGAAGTCGTCGCGACGGCGCACTCGATGGAGCACTTCTCGGAACTGCTCCACCGCCAGGAGATCCTCGACACCGCCCGCCGGGAGTTCTTCGACACCCTCCGGGGCGACACCTTCTCCTTCGGCCTGAAGAAACAGGCGGCGTTCCAGGGCGTCGTCAACTTCGCAGTCGGCAACCCCGACGAACTCGGCGACATGGAAGTCCGCGTGACCGTCACCCAGCCGACCGCCGAGGCGTTCATCGACCACGTCGCCCCGCCGACGGAGGGCGGCGAACCGCTCGCCGACGAGTGA
- a CDS encoding transcription initiation factor IIB — translation MSATRSTDACPECDGHLNDSRDETVCADCGLVVAEDRIDRGPEWRSFADDDRNRERTGAPLTRSRHDRGLSTEIGFGDGSNTRLTGRKRRQVARMRREHNRARIPSKSDRNQVYGFTEIRRLVSSLSLSEHVRDQACTLFESAQSEDLLRGRSLEGFAAAAVYATCRIESVSRTLAEVVDDARADEDELKAAYDALNRDLGLPTGPVDPAEFLPRFASELDCDRAVERRAREFAERAGEQGVVSGRNPAGVAATCLYAADCEREGDLTQTAAADVAGVSPVTLRSAYYALTEGE, via the coding sequence ATGAGTGCGACACGCTCCACCGACGCATGCCCGGAATGTGACGGCCACCTGAACGACAGCCGCGACGAGACAGTCTGTGCGGACTGCGGGCTCGTCGTCGCCGAGGACCGCATCGACCGCGGTCCGGAGTGGCGGTCGTTCGCGGACGACGACCGGAACCGCGAGCGGACCGGCGCGCCGCTGACCCGGTCCAGACACGACCGCGGGCTCTCGACCGAGATCGGCTTCGGCGACGGATCGAACACACGCCTGACCGGACGCAAGCGCCGGCAGGTCGCCCGGATGCGGCGGGAACACAACCGTGCGCGGATCCCCTCGAAGTCCGACCGCAATCAGGTGTACGGCTTCACCGAGATCCGGCGGCTGGTGAGCTCGCTGTCGCTGTCCGAGCACGTCCGCGACCAGGCGTGTACGCTGTTCGAGTCGGCCCAGTCCGAGGACCTGCTCCGCGGTCGCTCGCTGGAGGGCTTCGCGGCCGCCGCGGTGTACGCGACATGCCGGATCGAGTCAGTGTCGCGGACGCTCGCGGAGGTCGTCGACGACGCCCGCGCCGACGAGGACGAACTGAAGGCCGCCTACGACGCGCTGAACCGCGACCTGGGCCTGCCGACCGGTCCCGTCGACCCGGCGGAGTTCCTGCCGCGGTTCGCCAGCGAACTCGACTGCGACCGCGCGGTCGAGCGCCGCGCCCGGGAGTTCGCCGAGCGCGCCGGAGAGCAGGGCGTCGTCTCGGGCCGGAACCCGGCGGGCGTCGCCGCCACCTGCCTCTACGCCGCCGACTGCGAGCGCGAGGGCGACCTCACACAGACCGCGGCCGCCGACGTGGCGGGCGTCTCGCCGGTGACGCTCCGCTCGGCGTACTACGCGTTGACGGAGGGCGAGTGA
- a CDS encoding DUF7858 family protein, which produces MTLSEIAAGVEVTAEQRDRGVATVDDTETELADRLAEYADDLPCTADDAATVVETYADGASVGVAGSAAGVAPMTAAKALHRLGVQGLSPLSPRQREIVRDWLAADLPRSEALALCGESEAEFALAAYVETHDPVPGAAEAAERALADAGPGEDPLDDAMSSVDELL; this is translated from the coding sequence ATGACGCTGTCGGAGATCGCCGCGGGTGTGGAAGTCACTGCCGAGCAGCGGGACCGCGGCGTGGCGACGGTCGACGACACCGAAACGGAACTCGCCGACCGACTCGCGGAGTACGCGGACGACCTGCCCTGCACCGCCGACGACGCTGCGACGGTCGTGGAGACGTACGCCGATGGGGCGAGTGTCGGTGTGGCGGGCAGCGCTGCCGGCGTCGCGCCGATGACCGCGGCGAAGGCGCTCCATCGGCTGGGCGTGCAGGGGCTCTCACCGCTCTCGCCGCGCCAGCGCGAAATCGTCCGTGACTGGCTGGCCGCCGACCTCCCGCGGTCGGAGGCGCTGGCGCTGTGTGGCGAGTCCGAGGCGGAGTTCGCGCTCGCGGCGTACGTCGAGACGCACGACCCGGTCCCGGGCGCGGCCGAGGCCGCCGAGCGCGCGCTGGCCGACGCCGGACCAGGGGAGGATCCGCTCGACGACGCGATGAGCTCCGTCGACGAGCTACTGTAA
- a CDS encoding AAA family ATPase yields the protein MTIRTVTLVGATGGAGTTRLSVEVAATLARDGREVAVIDANYATQGLADYVDGRIDPDVTTLVTDDETAVTDALVDLDVDAPGSVAACPARAAFEALARAKTAGAAERLGETIDTAAERVDHVVVDAPPVADNPAVAAVTRADRVGVVLPASNRGVDALQRLRGRLADVGTAADLVVSNRGEDPVEEADLTVPESAVVRPGNAPAVTDPDDAYAPAVAAVAETLFDASLDVEFPEDGLLSDVLQ from the coding sequence ATGACGATCCGAACTGTAACCCTCGTCGGCGCGACCGGCGGCGCGGGGACGACGCGCCTCTCGGTCGAGGTCGCGGCGACGCTCGCCCGCGACGGGCGCGAGGTAGCGGTGATCGACGCGAACTACGCCACGCAGGGCCTCGCGGACTACGTCGACGGGCGGATCGACCCCGACGTGACGACGCTCGTCACCGACGACGAAACGGCGGTCACGGACGCACTGGTCGACCTCGACGTCGACGCTCCCGGCTCCGTTGCCGCCTGCCCCGCCCGCGCGGCGTTCGAGGCGCTGGCCCGGGCCAAGACGGCCGGCGCGGCCGAACGGCTCGGGGAGACCATCGACACGGCGGCCGAACGAGTCGACCACGTGGTCGTCGACGCGCCGCCGGTCGCGGACAACCCCGCCGTCGCCGCGGTGACGCGGGCGGACCGCGTCGGCGTCGTGCTCCCCGCGTCCAACCGCGGGGTCGACGCGCTCCAGCGGCTCCGCGGCCGACTGGCGGACGTGGGCACAGCCGCCGACCTCGTCGTCTCGAACCGCGGGGAGGACCCGGTCGAGGAGGCCGACCTGACGGTGCCCGAAAGCGCGGTCGTCCGCCCGGGGAACGCCCCGGCGGTCACCGACCCCGACGACGCCTACGCGCCGGCCGTCGCCGCCGTCGCGGAGACGCTGTTCGACGCGTCGCTCGACGTCGAGTTCCCGGAGGACGGATTGCTGTCGGACGTGTTACAGTAG
- a CDS encoding HIT family protein, with the protein MAEDCIFCGIVAGDIPSRTVYENDDVLAFLDANPLAPGHTLVIPKAHHETLGDLPEDAGAAVFAALHDLAPVVEDAVDADASNVAFNNGEAAGQEVPHVHGHVIPRFEGDGGRPIHAIAGSRPDLSDDELDDIADRIADGA; encoded by the coding sequence ATGGCCGAGGACTGCATCTTCTGTGGGATCGTTGCCGGCGACATCCCGAGCCGAACCGTCTACGAGAACGACGACGTGCTCGCCTTCCTCGACGCGAATCCGCTCGCGCCGGGGCACACGCTCGTCATCCCGAAAGCACACCACGAGACGCTCGGCGACCTGCCCGAGGACGCGGGCGCGGCCGTCTTTGCCGCGCTCCACGACCTCGCCCCGGTCGTCGAGGACGCCGTCGACGCCGACGCCTCGAACGTCGCGTTCAACAACGGCGAGGCCGCGGGCCAGGAGGTCCCGCACGTCCACGGGCACGTCATCCCGCGGTTCGAGGGCGACGGCGGCCGCCCGATCCACGCGATCGCCGGCTCCCGCCCCGACCTCTCGGACGACGAACTCGACGACATCGCCGACCGGATCGCCGACGGCGCGTAG
- a CDS encoding uracil-DNA glycosylase: MPRFPDSRNVIEPGCERCPALVDCRERISWGTGSLDATLAVVGEAPGAGDPEADRWRGGNWTGRAYTTRHSGRRVRGLVADLGYADDCYFTNAVKCFPADGDGSNREPTAAERANCRDHLRTELDQVAPAAVLATGKHATRSLLAADGRTLDGFIDSVLDPVRVEALDVDVLPLLHPSYQDVWLGRLGYDREGYVDAIREELAALVE; this comes from the coding sequence ATGCCCCGATTCCCCGACTCGCGTAACGTTATCGAACCCGGCTGCGAGCGCTGTCCGGCGCTCGTCGACTGCCGGGAACGGATCTCGTGGGGCACCGGCTCGCTCGACGCGACGCTGGCCGTCGTCGGGGAGGCACCCGGCGCAGGTGATCCGGAGGCCGACCGCTGGCGCGGCGGCAACTGGACCGGGCGGGCGTACACCACCCGCCACTCCGGCCGCCGCGTCCGCGGACTCGTCGCCGACCTCGGCTACGCCGACGACTGCTACTTCACGAACGCGGTCAAGTGCTTCCCCGCGGACGGCGACGGATCCAACCGCGAGCCGACCGCCGCGGAGCGGGCGAACTGCCGCGACCACCTCCGGACGGAACTCGACCAGGTCGCCCCCGCGGCCGTCCTCGCGACGGGCAAGCACGCGACGCGGTCGCTGCTCGCCGCCGACGGCCGGACGCTCGACGGCTTCATCGACTCGGTGTTGGACCCCGTCCGCGTGGAGGCGCTCGACGTCGACGTGCTCCCCCTCCTGCACCCCTCCTATCAGGACGTGTGGCTCGGCCGCCTCGGCTACGACCGCGAGGGGTACGTCGACGCCATCCGCGAGGAACTGGCCGCGCTGGTCGAGTGA
- a CDS encoding DUF4397 domain-containing protein — protein MSATRRDALKALGAAGVLSVVGAGAATAQEGNDDDDEVDLGADEAAVRVAHASPDAPDVDVLVDGEPAFTGVAYGSVTEYATLPTGTYTVTITAAGDRDTVAFEGDITVEPGYFTVAAVGELAEDTFEPAILEDGNAALVRLYHASPDAPAVDVGVEDTEFVPFEDVSFGQVTDYATVAPGSYTLAVRPAGDDEADPVATFDVELERGTVYSAYATGYLAPEDAAGDEEFDLVVAEDPFEQLPESADDTDDDGDDMDDDGDDMDDGTGNGNDDNGDDTTTDDSDDGNDKH, from the coding sequence ATGTCAGCAACACGGCGAGACGCGCTGAAGGCGCTCGGTGCCGCAGGTGTACTGTCGGTGGTCGGGGCGGGAGCCGCGACGGCCCAGGAAGGAAACGACGATGACGACGAGGTGGACCTCGGGGCGGACGAGGCGGCCGTCAGGGTCGCCCACGCGTCGCCCGACGCGCCCGACGTGGACGTGCTCGTCGACGGCGAGCCGGCGTTCACCGGCGTCGCCTACGGCAGCGTGACGGAGTACGCGACGCTCCCCACGGGGACGTACACGGTGACCATCACCGCCGCGGGCGACCGCGACACGGTGGCGTTCGAGGGCGATATCACGGTCGAGCCCGGCTACTTTACCGTCGCGGCAGTCGGCGAACTCGCCGAGGACACCTTCGAGCCGGCGATACTGGAGGACGGCAACGCCGCGCTGGTGCGGCTGTACCACGCCTCGCCCGACGCGCCCGCCGTCGACGTGGGCGTCGAGGACACGGAGTTCGTACCGTTCGAAGACGTGAGCTTCGGGCAGGTGACCGACTACGCGACGGTCGCACCCGGATCGTACACGCTGGCCGTCCGGCCGGCGGGCGACGACGAGGCCGACCCGGTCGCCACGTTCGACGTGGAACTGGAGCGCGGGACGGTGTACAGCGCGTACGCGACGGGCTACCTCGCGCCGGAGGACGCCGCGGGCGACGAGGAGTTCGACCTGGTCGTCGCGGAGGACCCGTTCGAGCAGTTGCCCGAATCGGCCGACGACACGGACGACGACGGCGATGACATGGACGACGACGGCGACGACATGGACGACGGCACCGGGAACGGGAACGACGACAACGGCGACGACACGACTACCGACGACAGCGACGACGGCAACGACAAGCACTGA
- the ileS gene encoding isoleucine--tRNA ligase, producing the protein MSRFAAVDDQYDPDAVEERVFDYWDEVDAYEQAKAHREGEEPFFFVDGPPYTSGSAHMGHAWNKSLKDVYIRYKRMCGYDVTDRPGYDMHGLPIETKVEEEKGFENKKDIEAYGVDRFIDDCREFAEGSLEGLQNDFKSFGVWMDWDDPYKTVTPEYMEAAWWGFSQAHERGLVEQGQRSITQCPRCETAIANNEVEYEDVEDPSIYVKFDLADREGHLVIWTTTPWTIPANTFVAVDGDLEYVGVDAEKDGETERLYVAEECVEDVLREGRYDDYEVVETLSGDEMVGWAYDHPLADEVPEHPDGEGALEVYTADYVEADRTGLVHSAPGHGEEDFERGRELGLDIVCPVGSDGVYDQRAGEYADQYVKDANDDIIADLQDSGLMLSAGTTTHSYGHCWRCDTGIVQIVTDQWFINITEIKDDLLDNIGDAEWFPEEARENRFRNFVEEAPDWNVSRQRYWGTPVPIWLPSEDERGEPVEWSGDMADAIVVSDREELAERVDQEVDPDAVDLHKGTVDDLTITEDGVTYERVPDVFDVWLDSSVATWGTLDYPEETDAFDELWPADLIMEAHDQTRGWFWSQLGMGTAAVGESPYERVLMHGHALMPDGRAMSKSKDIRVDPGEVVDEYGADPMRAFLLSLTARGDDMQFSYDETGEMQRRLNILWNVFRFPLPYMRMDGFDPEAVDLADADLELADEWVLSRLQTVEAEATEAMEDYRQDEAVDAILDFVVEDVSRYYVQQVRERMWEEADSPSKTAAYATLYRVLREVVALLAPFTPFITEEIYGTLTGDAEYDTVHMCDWPTPDDAWRDEQLETDVAFLRAVEEAGSNARQQAERKLRWPVQRVVVAAEDERLTDAVARHRDLLGDRLNARDVELVGADEEWSELQYSARADMSELGPAFGDRAGAVMNALNDARVDEPSLDALEAAVADALDGESLTDEMVEFVTETPEGVTGTAVERGGEERGVVYVDTTLTEDIESEGYAREVIRRVQEMRKDLDLDIEERIRLDLSVADDRVADLVDRHRDLVREEVRADEFAAVEDGHRKEWDVEGVAMEIAIEPFEADQREASEQASGD; encoded by the coding sequence ATGAGCAGGTTCGCGGCGGTCGACGACCAGTACGACCCCGACGCCGTCGAGGAGCGAGTGTTCGACTACTGGGACGAGGTCGACGCATACGAGCAGGCGAAAGCACACCGTGAGGGCGAGGAGCCGTTCTTCTTCGTCGACGGCCCGCCGTACACCTCCGGGTCGGCCCACATGGGCCACGCGTGGAACAAGAGCCTGAAGGACGTGTACATCCGCTACAAGCGGATGTGCGGCTACGACGTGACCGACCGCCCCGGCTACGACATGCACGGCCTCCCCATCGAGACGAAGGTGGAGGAGGAGAAGGGGTTCGAGAACAAGAAGGACATCGAGGCGTACGGCGTCGACCGGTTCATCGACGACTGCCGCGAGTTCGCCGAGGGGAGCCTCGAAGGCCTCCAGAACGACTTCAAATCCTTCGGCGTCTGGATGGACTGGGACGACCCGTACAAGACGGTCACCCCGGAGTACATGGAGGCGGCCTGGTGGGGGTTCTCGCAGGCCCACGAGCGCGGCCTCGTCGAGCAGGGCCAGCGCTCGATCACCCAGTGTCCGCGGTGTGAGACGGCCATCGCCAACAACGAGGTCGAGTACGAGGACGTGGAGGACCCGTCGATCTACGTGAAGTTCGACCTGGCCGACCGCGAGGGCCACCTCGTCATCTGGACGACGACGCCGTGGACGATCCCCGCGAACACGTTCGTCGCGGTCGACGGCGACCTGGAGTACGTCGGCGTGGACGCGGAGAAAGACGGCGAGACCGAACGGCTCTACGTCGCCGAGGAGTGCGTCGAGGACGTGCTCCGGGAGGGGCGCTACGACGACTACGAGGTCGTCGAGACGCTGTCCGGCGATGAGATGGTCGGCTGGGCGTACGACCACCCGCTCGCCGACGAGGTGCCCGAGCATCCCGACGGCGAGGGCGCGCTGGAGGTGTACACCGCCGACTACGTCGAGGCCGACCGCACCGGGCTGGTCCACTCCGCGCCGGGCCACGGCGAGGAGGACTTCGAGCGCGGGCGGGAACTGGGGCTTGACATCGTCTGTCCGGTCGGCAGCGATGGCGTGTACGACCAGCGCGCCGGCGAGTACGCCGACCAGTACGTCAAAGACGCGAACGACGACATCATCGCTGACCTGCAGGACTCGGGGCTGATGCTCTCGGCCGGGACGACCACCCACAGCTACGGCCACTGCTGGCGCTGTGACACCGGCATCGTCCAGATCGTCACCGACCAGTGGTTCATCAACATCACCGAGATCAAAGACGATCTGCTGGACAACATCGGCGACGCGGAGTGGTTCCCCGAGGAGGCCCGGGAGAACCGCTTCCGGAACTTCGTCGAGGAGGCCCCCGACTGGAACGTCTCGCGCCAGCGCTACTGGGGGACCCCCGTGCCGATCTGGCTCCCCAGCGAGGACGAGCGCGGCGAGCCGGTCGAGTGGAGCGGCGACATGGCCGACGCCATCGTCGTCAGCGACCGCGAGGAACTGGCCGAGCGCGTCGACCAGGAGGTCGACCCCGACGCGGTCGACCTGCACAAGGGCACCGTCGACGACCTGACGATCACCGAGGACGGCGTCACCTACGAGCGCGTCCCGGACGTGTTCGACGTGTGGCTGGACTCCTCGGTGGCGACGTGGGGCACGCTGGACTACCCCGAGGAGACCGACGCGTTCGACGAGCTGTGGCCCGCCGACCTCATCATGGAGGCCCACGACCAGACGCGGGGCTGGTTCTGGTCCCAGCTCGGCATGGGGACAGCCGCCGTCGGCGAGAGCCCCTACGAGCGAGTGCTGATGCACGGCCACGCGCTGATGCCCGACGGCCGGGCGATGTCCAAGTCCAAGGACATTCGGGTCGACCCCGGCGAGGTCGTCGACGAGTACGGCGCGGACCCGATGCGGGCGTTCCTGCTGTCGCTGACCGCCCGCGGGGACGACATGCAGTTCTCCTACGACGAGACGGGGGAGATGCAGCGCCGCCTCAACATCCTCTGGAACGTGTTCCGCTTCCCGCTGCCGTACATGCGGATGGACGGGTTCGACCCGGAGGCCGTCGACCTGGCCGACGCCGACCTCGAACTCGCCGACGAGTGGGTGCTCTCGCGGCTCCAGACCGTCGAGGCCGAGGCCACCGAGGCGATGGAGGACTACCGGCAGGACGAGGCCGTCGACGCGATACTCGACTTCGTCGTCGAGGACGTCTCCCGGTACTACGTCCAGCAGGTCCGCGAACGGATGTGGGAGGAGGCCGACAGCCCCTCCAAGACGGCCGCCTACGCGACGCTGTACCGCGTGCTCCGCGAGGTCGTCGCCCTGCTCGCGCCCTTCACGCCGTTCATCACCGAGGAGATATACGGGACACTCACCGGCGACGCCGAGTACGACACCGTCCATATGTGCGACTGGCCGACGCCGGACGACGCGTGGCGCGACGAGCAACTGGAGACGGACGTTGCGTTCCTCCGCGCCGTCGAGGAGGCCGGCTCGAACGCCCGCCAGCAGGCCGAGCGCAAGCTGCGCTGGCCCGTCCAGCGCGTCGTCGTCGCGGCCGAGGACGAGCGCCTGACCGACGCCGTCGCGCGCCACCGCGACCTGCTCGGCGACCGGCTCAACGCCCGCGACGTCGAACTCGTCGGGGCCGACGAGGAGTGGTCGGAGCTGCAGTACAGCGCCCGCGCCGACATGAGCGAACTCGGCCCCGCGTTCGGCGACCGCGCCGGTGCGGTGATGAACGCCCTGAACGACGCCCGCGTCGACGAGCCGTCGCTGGACGCGCTGGAGGCGGCCGTCGCCGACGCGCTCGACGGCGAGTCGCTGACCGACGAGATGGTCGAGTTCGTCACCGAAACGCCCGAGGGCGTCACCGGTACCGCGGTCGAACGCGGCGGCGAGGAGCGCGGCGTCGTCTACGTCGACACGACGCTCACCGAGGACATCGAGTCCGAGGGGTATGCCCGCGAGGTGATCCGCCGCGTGCAGGAGATGCGCAAGGACCTCGATCTCGACATCGAGGAGCGCATCCGGCTGGACCTGTCGGTCGCCGACGACCGCGTCGCCGACCTCGTCGACCGCCACCGCGACCTCGTGCGCGAGGAGGTCCGCGCCGACGAGTTCGCGGCCGTCGAGGACGGCCATCGCAAGGAGTGGGACGTTGAAGGCGTGGCGATGGAGATCGCCATCGAGCCGTTCGAGGCCGACCAGCGGGAGGCCTCGGAACAGGCGAGCGGCGACTGA